CTCGCCGGGCTGCCGCGCCGGGCCAGGGGGCACGAACTGTTCCGCTTCCTGCTGACCCTGACCGCGGACGGCCTCACCTCGGACGAGGCACACGCGCTGTGGGAACACGAGGCCTGGCCGGCGCGCGAGCGGTACGGCATCACGGTCGCGGGCGACCGCGCCTGGGCGTGGCTGGACGACCCCGGGGGGCCGCACACCTGGCCGCTGCCGTGACTCCCGGCGAAGCGGCGCTAGGGGGTGCCTGACAATTCCCGTCTGCCGCGCGACGCCGTGCACGCACTCTCGCCGCACCGGGCGCAGAGCCAGGTACGTCCAGTACGAGGCTCTACGCCCGGCAGCCCGGCAGCCCGGCAGCCCGGCACACCGAGAGCACGCACCTGACGCCGCGCAGCCGCCCTATGGGCGACGACGGGAATTGTCGACAGACCCTAAGGGCTGTCCCGTAACTCCCGGCGGGCGCACGACGACAGCTACGGCACCTCGCGGCGTTGCCGGATCGCCCGAATACACCCAGTATGAGGGCGACCCGGCGCCTTGCGATGCACCGCATCTGACGCCGCGCGCTGGTCCACCGGGAATTACGGGACAGCCCTTAGCCCCGCCGGATCGTGATCGTCGTCCAGGCGCCGACGTGCACCCGGTCGCCGTCCTGGAGCGGGACGGGGACGAACGGCTGGATGGGGTCCTCGGCGCCGTTGACCGTGGTGCCGTTGGTGGAGTTCTGGTCGACGACCGCCCAGCTGCTGTCCGGCTGCTGCACGAGCACCGCGTGCTGGTGCGAGACGCCCGGGTCCTCCGGCGGCACCGACAGATCGATGTCCGGGGTGTCGCCGGTGGAGTGGCGGCGGCGGCCGATCGTGATCTGGTTGCCGCTGAGCGGACGCTGCTGTTCCGGTGAGTACGCGGGCAGGTTCAGCCCCGCGGCCTCCGGTCCCGAGCGCTGCATCATCGCCATGAAGTACTCACGGTCGGGCCCGATGGTGATGCTCCACGACAACGACTGCTGGGGCTGTTGCGGCTGCTGCTGGTACCCGCCGGGCGACTGCGTCGAGCCGGACTGCGGGTAGCCGTAGCCGCCGCCGGGCGCGGGCGGGCCGCCGGGGCTGCCGGGCGACGGCGGTGAGATCACCCAGTCGTCCGCGCCGCCCCCGAAGGACGGACCGCCGGGCGGCTGCGGACGCCCTGTCTCCGGCGGATACGCGGTCTCCTGCTGATACGCGGGAGGACCGGACCGGCCGGGAGAACCGGACTGCCCGGGAGGACCGGACTGGCCCGGCTGCTGGAACCCCTGAGGACCTGCCGGACCGCCGGGACCGCCGGGACCTCCGGGGCCGTTGGGGCCTCCGGGACCCCCGTACCCGCCCTGGCCGCCCTGGCCGCCGGGTCCGCCGGGACCGGGTCCGCCGGGGCCGGGACCGCCGTACCCGCCAGGACCCCCGGGGCTCGTACCCCCGGGACCGGGCGGCGGCGGTACCGGTCGGGACGGATCACCGGGGAAGCCCGCGGGGTCCTCGCCGTAGGGCGGGATCGGCTCCGCGGGCCGGTTCATCTGCGAGGGCCGGGAGCCCTGGTAGTCGAAGCCGCCGTGGGTCGGACCCGACTGCCCGGGAGGCGGCTGCTGGAAGCGGAGCGCGGGGTTCCCCCCACCGGGACCCGCACCCGGGCCACCCGGGCCGCCCGGGCCACCCGGGCCGGGACCGCCGGGACCGGGCCCCGGGGGACGCGGCGCGGCAGGCGTGTACGAGGTCGCGGTGTTCGTCAGGTAGTTCCACCGGCACTCCTCGCAGAACGGCGCCCCGCCCTCGCGCGGAGTACGGCACTGCGGGCACAGCTCCGGCTCGGGCGCCGGGTCGGGCACCGCGGAGAGGTGCGGCCTGCCGCCGGGGCCGGGCGGCGGATAGCCGTAACCGGCCGCCGGGGGCGGCGGCGGAGGGGGCGGGGGTACGGCACCGGCCATGCGGTGACCGCAGACCTCGCACCAGTCGTCGGAACCCGACTGGTGTCCGTTCGGGCAGGTCGGCATGTCGGCGCTTCCCCCTCTCCTGTCCGGCCCACCAAGGACCGTCATCGTGCAGAACCGCGTGCGTGGTGCTCGCGCCCTGCTACGTACCGTGTGCGGAGTGCCTGAGCGGTGCTCTGCTTCGTGCCGCTCCGTGCTGCTTCGCGCTACTTCTTCACGTGCTGTCTCGCTCTACTTCTTTACACGAACAGTCTTTGTGGACCGTGTTTCGAGAGTCATCTCGTCGGCCTCCGCGACCTTCGCCTTCAATCGCACAGTACCCGCCGCGGCATCGACCACGTCCACCACCTTCGCAAGCAGTTTCGCCGTATCCGCGTTTCCGGAGGCACTCGCGAGCTGAACCGCGCGGCCCAGTTTGGCCGTCGCCCCGTCGGCATCTCCCGCTTTACGGGCATCCAGGCCCTGTTGGATGACTTGCGCCAGTTCCGCCTGACCCGTGTAGTGCGCGACCTGCGGATTGATCGACGTGGACGCCGTCATGTCGTCGGTCCACACGGCCCGTACGAGCCCCTGCGCGCCCAGGGTCTGGGCGGTGCCGTCGCCGTGCGGGATCACCAGGGAGACCCGGGCGGCGAGCATCTCCTGCCCGAGGCCGGCCTCGGGCACCTCCACGCACACGTGGTAGTCGCGGGACTCGTCGCCCCAGGAGCCCGTGGGGTAGTCCCCGGCGCGCGGGCCCGCCTCCGTGCGGCGGTCGGTGAGCGGCTCGACCGTCGGCGCGACCTGCTTGACGAACTTGATGGAGGTGCCGACCGGGGTCCACAGCCGCAGCGCCACGTCCGCGACCTCCTTGCCCATGGCCGTCTCCATCATCTGCGTGAAGTCGGCGGACAGGCCCGCCGGATCGGCCACGATGTCGGCGGTGCCGAGCAGCGCGGACGCGATGGACGTGACTTCTTTCACTTCCCAGTCCGTGCCGACGCCCCGGGCGTCGGCGGTGTAGCGGCCGGCGCAGGCGTCCAGGGCGGCCTTGAGGTCCTCGGGTGACTCGTGTTCGTTGCGGCCGTCGGTGAGCACGATGCCGTGCCGGATGGCGACGTCCGCCGAGGACAGCAGCCGGTCGGCCAGCTTCAGCCAGGTGCCGATCGCGGTGCCGCCGCCCGCGCTGAGCTTGCGCAGCGACTGCTTCGCCTGCTCGCGGGTCTGCGGGTCGGCGACGGCCAGTTCACCGTTGCCGGGGTAGACCTCCTTGGCCACGTGCGTCCCGCCGATCACCGCGAAGTGCACGCCGTCCCGCAGGGCGTCGATCGCGGCGGCCGTCGCGTCCCTGGCGCCGCGCATCTTGGTCGGCGGGTAGTCCATGGACCCGGAACAGTCGACCATGATCGCCACGGCCGCGTCCGGGCTTTGGCCCGGTGTGTAGAGATGGGGTGCCGTGACGGCACTCCCGACCGTGCCGCCGCCGGTGGAGGTCACCGTCACGATCGCGTTGACCTCGCGACCGCCCTCCGGCAGGTACTCGTTCTGGTAGACCTCCACCGAGAACTGCGGCACGTTCGACTTCGAGAAATTGGCCATGCGTTCTCTGCTCCCCCTCAGGACTCCCACAGGTCGTGGGTGATGTCGGTGGG
This sequence is a window from Streptomyces ortus. Protein-coding genes within it:
- a CDS encoding FHA domain-containing protein, whose product is MPTCPNGHQSGSDDWCEVCGHRMAGAVPPPPPPPPPAAGYGYPPPGPGGRPHLSAVPDPAPEPELCPQCRTPREGGAPFCEECRWNYLTNTATSYTPAAPRPPGPGPGGPGPGGPGGPGGPGAGPGGGNPALRFQQPPPGQSGPTHGGFDYQGSRPSQMNRPAEPIPPYGEDPAGFPGDPSRPVPPPPGPGGTSPGGPGGYGGPGPGGPGPGGPGGQGGQGGYGGPGGPNGPGGPGGPGGPAGPQGFQQPGQSGPPGQSGSPGRSGPPAYQQETAYPPETGRPQPPGGPSFGGGADDWVISPPSPGSPGGPPAPGGGYGYPQSGSTQSPGGYQQQPQQPQQSLSWSITIGPDREYFMAMMQRSGPEAAGLNLPAYSPEQQRPLSGNQITIGRRRHSTGDTPDIDLSVPPEDPGVSHQHAVLVQQPDSSWAVVDQNSTNGTTVNGAEDPIQPFVPVPLQDGDRVHVGAWTTITIRRG
- a CDS encoding vWA domain-containing protein; protein product: MANFSKSNVPQFSVEVYQNEYLPEGGREVNAIVTVTSTGGGTVGSAVTAPHLYTPGQSPDAAVAIMVDCSGSMDYPPTKMRGARDATAAAIDALRDGVHFAVIGGTHVAKEVYPGNGELAVADPQTREQAKQSLRKLSAGGGTAIGTWLKLADRLLSSADVAIRHGIVLTDGRNEHESPEDLKAALDACAGRYTADARGVGTDWEVKEVTSIASALLGTADIVADPAGLSADFTQMMETAMGKEVADVALRLWTPVGTSIKFVKQVAPTVEPLTDRRTEAGPRAGDYPTGSWGDESRDYHVCVEVPEAGLGQEMLAARVSLVIPHGDGTAQTLGAQGLVRAVWTDDMTASTSINPQVAHYTGQAELAQVIQQGLDARKAGDADGATAKLGRAVQLASASGNADTAKLLAKVVDVVDAAAGTVRLKAKVAEADEMTLETRSTKTVRVKK